The proteins below are encoded in one region of Gemmatimonadota bacterium:
- a CDS encoding GNAT family N-acetyltransferase gives MEHAHPRKPWPTIRSATAVDAEVVTRIYIDSWNAGFGELIEQSNRIVTSELVERWRGDLAKSAPHRWWVAEHTGKVVGFVGIGPSRDPVDATLGELDTIAIDPSYWRLGIGKALASLAFRHLVADGYNEAIVWTVKGYERGIAFYEAMGWKRDGGVRDNGRQIRLRRPLSI, from the coding sequence TTGGAACACGCACATCCACGAAAACCTTGGCCAACGATCCGATCAGCCACTGCGGTGGACGCCGAAGTCGTCACACGTATATATATCGATTCGTGGAATGCAGGATTCGGCGAACTCATCGAGCAGTCCAATCGCATCGTCACATCAGAACTCGTTGAGCGTTGGCGCGGCGATCTTGCGAAGTCTGCCCCGCACCGGTGGTGGGTCGCAGAGCATACGGGTAAAGTTGTCGGTTTTGTCGGCATCGGTCCCAGCCGCGATCCCGTTGACGCCACATTAGGGGAACTCGATACCATCGCCATTGATCCCTCGTATTGGCGCCTCGGCATCGGCAAGGCGTTGGCCTCGCTCGCGTTTCGTCATCTCGTTGCCGACGGTTATAATGAAGCGATAGTTTGGACTGTTAAGGGTTATGAACGCGGGATCGCCTTCTACGAGGCGATGGGGTGGAAACGTGATGGCGGTGTTCGAGACAACGGACGCCAAATCCGGCTCCGTCGCCCATTGTCTATCTAG
- a CDS encoding peptidase M14: MIMIDCDFPGGNIIAERIDGDDVFVRQDLRDTDRDWFYWYFRVRGAAGRSVRFHFTGSNVIGTRGPGMSEDGGVTWRWLGNDAVDGQSFVYAFANDADDVRFSFGMPYVQADLDRFLASYVDSDYLVAETLCETRKGRDVEMLYVGRLDGGANLRVLIAARHHCCEMMQSYVLEGIMAAILGEGDLGRWFQGRVECLVIPFVDKDGVEDGDQGKNRKPRDHNRDYVGESVHIETAVIRERVPDWSAGKLKVAIDLHCPWIRMNRNETIYLVGSESEVPWQEQMRFSHILEAERTGGLPFFAADNLPFGVEWNTAENYAAGKSFGRWAGELPGVQLATAIEFPYANVGDLDTSPELARVFGRDLAAALKVYLETMV; the protein is encoded by the coding sequence ATGATTATGATAGATTGTGATTTTCCGGGTGGGAATATCATCGCTGAGCGAATTGACGGTGATGATGTGTTTGTTCGGCAGGATCTGCGCGATACGGATCGCGACTGGTTCTACTGGTATTTTCGGGTGCGTGGCGCAGCAGGCCGATCCGTGCGGTTTCACTTTACCGGCAGCAATGTGATTGGCACGCGTGGTCCTGGGATGAGTGAAGACGGTGGGGTGACGTGGCGCTGGTTGGGTAATGATGCAGTAGATGGACAGTCGTTTGTGTATGCGTTTGCGAATGACGCGGATGATGTGCGGTTCAGTTTTGGGATGCCGTATGTGCAGGCCGACCTGGACCGGTTTTTGGCGTCGTATGTGGATTCGGACTATCTGGTGGCTGAGACGTTGTGCGAGACGCGCAAAGGACGTGATGTTGAGATGTTGTATGTGGGGCGGCTGGACGGTGGGGCGAATCTGCGCGTGTTGATTGCGGCGCGACACCACTGCTGTGAGATGATGCAGTCGTACGTGCTGGAAGGCATAATGGCGGCGATACTTGGTGAGGGTGATTTGGGGCGTTGGTTTCAGGGACGGGTTGAATGTCTGGTGATTCCGTTTGTGGATAAAGACGGTGTGGAGGATGGCGATCAGGGGAAGAATCGGAAGCCGAGGGATCACAACCGGGATTATGTCGGGGAGAGTGTGCATATTGAAACGGCTGTGATTCGAGAAAGGGTGCCGGATTGGAGCGCTGGCAAACTAAAGGTAGCGATTGATCTGCACTGTCCGTGGATTCGTATGAATCGCAATGAGACGATTTATTTGGTGGGGTCTGAGTCAGAAGTCCCCTGGCAGGAACAGATGCGGTTTTCGCATATTTTGGAAGCGGAACGAACGGGAGGCTTGCCCTTTTTTGCAGCGGATAATTTGCCCTTTGGCGTGGAGTGGAATACGGCAGAGAATTATGCAGCTGGCAAGAGCTTTGGGCGGTGGGCGGGTGAATTGCCGGGCGTTCAATTGGCAACGGCAATAGAGTTTCCCTATGCCAATGTGGGCGATCTGGATACGAGTCCAGAACTGGCGCGTGTATTTGGACGCGATCTGGCTGCAGCGTTGAAGGTATATTTGGAGACGATGGTGTGA
- a CDS encoding GNAT family N-acetyltransferase, with amino-acid sequence MTYQDTTDGIGSDNLKGFFVGWPNPPSPEAHLRILKGSDYVVLAVSSEGKVIGFISAISDGVSCAYIPHLEVLPEWQGKGIGSDLVRRMIRKLKDLYMIDLICDQQVQRFYERLGFEKARGMIVRNFGQQACD; translated from the coding sequence ATTACATATCAGGACACTACCGACGGAATTGGATCAGATAATCTAAAGGGGTTCTTTGTCGGATGGCCTAACCCTCCCTCCCCCGAGGCGCATCTAAGAATCTTAAAGGGAAGCGACTACGTGGTTCTTGCAGTCTCTTCTGAGGGGAAGGTGATTGGCTTCATCAGCGCCATCTCAGACGGTGTTTCGTGCGCCTATATCCCACATCTTGAGGTGCTGCCGGAATGGCAAGGGAAAGGCATCGGATCGGATCTGGTCAGACGCATGATTCGAAAGCTCAAAGATCTCTACATGATTGACCTGATCTGTGACCAGCAGGTCCAGAGATTCTACGAGAGACTTGGCTTCGAGAAAGCTCGTGGAATGATCGTGAGGAACTTTGGGCAGCAAGCGTGTGACTGA
- a CDS encoding phosphotransferase — protein sequence MDQIPPKEKIQEALWSAWQFDGSLIPVPGTGRLFSFKKNGATFFARLNWARGQFCPEEVVEFLNHLSTNDAPVPQIVPTLSGDLCIMIGDAVVLSVETDLSGEPCSSRHLHRLGAVGRGLAKIHLASEKFEKSRMRKKDLTGFVEVRLRRALSRSLPGDLRDAIKTLHTELQTTYKHLTRTSVRWMTTHGDVWGPNVHTDGEKVGFTDLCSSFAPATVDLVMVQHRWLMNDLTGGRSLLEKEMLDFLRGYLSERPLSVGDRETFGVVWAAYYADQLSHYIEKPGTVKDSVLSRFDFEGQIRRLPLAVGEIRSLL from the coding sequence GTGGATCAGATTCCACCAAAGGAGAAAATTCAGGAGGCCCTTTGGTCAGCCTGGCAGTTCGATGGTTCTCTCATACCGGTACCGGGCACGGGGCGCCTTTTCTCATTCAAGAAGAATGGGGCGACGTTCTTTGCACGATTGAACTGGGCACGGGGTCAGTTCTGTCCGGAGGAAGTTGTCGAGTTCCTCAATCATCTATCAACAAATGATGCCCCTGTCCCCCAGATTGTCCCCACTCTCTCCGGAGATTTGTGTATCATGATCGGAGATGCTGTTGTACTCTCCGTGGAAACTGATCTCAGTGGGGAACCTTGCAGCTCTCGTCACCTCCACCGATTGGGTGCGGTGGGACGTGGACTTGCTAAGATTCATCTGGCATCGGAGAAGTTCGAAAAATCCAGGATGCGGAAGAAAGATCTCACTGGCTTTGTGGAGGTCAGACTCCGGCGAGCACTTTCCCGTTCTCTTCCTGGCGATCTCCGCGACGCCATCAAGACCCTTCATACCGAGTTGCAAACCACCTACAAGCACCTAACACGAACATCAGTGCGGTGGATGACAACGCATGGAGATGTCTGGGGTCCCAACGTCCACACGGATGGAGAGAAAGTCGGTTTCACCGACCTCTGCAGCTCTTTTGCGCCAGCTACTGTAGATCTTGTAATGGTCCAACACAGATGGCTAATGAATGATCTGACTGGGGGACGATCTCTGTTGGAGAAAGAGATGCTGGATTTCCTACGAGGCTATCTTTCTGAGAGACCACTCTCAGTCGGAGACCGGGAAACATTTGGAGTCGTCTGGGCGGCCTACTATGCTGATCAGTTGTCGCACTATATTGAGAAACCAGGAACGGTGAAAGACTCCGTGCTCTCACGCTTTGACTTCGAAGGGCAGATTCGGAGACTACCGTTAGCGGTGGGTGAGATCAGATCACTGCTATAG
- a CDS encoding FAD-dependent oxidoreductase yields the protein MSNLKYFHRDWIEPTTESIETDVCIYGGSSGGIAAAVTVARAGLRVVILQPGQHIGGMTTGGLGWTDFGRKYVIGGLSRSFYNQVGRHYGQNEEWQFEPHVADAIFDAWISENGIDVRYGQYLDAVESIDRRIVSITLLGGLRVRAKIFMDCSYEGDLMAKAGVSFHVGHEANEIYGETLNGIQVREKHQFGLTVDPYVEPGDPDSGLLPQIEETDLATRQGEGDHRVQAYCFRVCMTDDPALKIDWTKPDAFDPAQYVLATRWFNTVGGDSQNPNHSADPVAHIRDSGVPGKFDIFPNRTPGGYCKTDTNNNGPISSDFIGRSWGWPAASYEGREAIFQAHVNYQRGLYWHLANEPAIPRRVRDAYSRWGLSSDEFTDTEHWPHQLYIRECRRMIGDYVITEHDCYQKSVAEDSIGMGSYTMDSHNCSRFVHVEGGVARVLNEGDVQIPPTDPYPLSYRSIVPKRGETANLFIPVCFSASHISYGSARMEPVFMVLGESAGLAARLCLDADCDTQDLPYDELRPELLKAAQILELPDTR from the coding sequence ATGTCAAATCTCAAATACTTCCATCGCGACTGGATTGAACCTACTACTGAGAGCATCGAAACGGATGTCTGCATCTACGGCGGCTCGTCAGGGGGTATCGCTGCAGCCGTCACAGTCGCACGGGCCGGGCTACGTGTAGTCATCCTCCAGCCGGGCCAACACATCGGTGGCATGACAACCGGCGGACTCGGGTGGACGGACTTCGGCCGTAAGTACGTTATCGGTGGACTGAGCCGATCCTTCTACAACCAGGTCGGACGGCACTACGGACAGAATGAAGAGTGGCAGTTCGAGCCCCACGTCGCCGACGCTATTTTCGATGCGTGGATTTCGGAAAACGGTATCGATGTCCGGTACGGTCAGTATCTGGACGCCGTCGAATCTATTGATCGACGTATCGTTTCCATCACGCTCCTTGGCGGGCTCCGGGTCCGCGCCAAGATCTTTATGGACTGCTCCTACGAGGGGGACCTGATGGCGAAGGCCGGCGTCTCCTTCCATGTGGGGCATGAGGCGAATGAGATCTACGGTGAGACACTCAACGGCATCCAGGTGCGGGAAAAACATCAGTTCGGTCTTACCGTCGATCCCTACGTGGAACCGGGTGACCCGGACAGCGGGCTGCTGCCTCAGATTGAGGAGACCGATCTGGCGACACGACAGGGCGAGGGCGATCACCGTGTGCAAGCCTATTGCTTCCGCGTATGCATGACCGATGATCCTGCGCTCAAGATCGACTGGACTAAGCCAGACGCGTTCGATCCTGCCCAGTATGTCCTTGCGACGCGCTGGTTCAACACTGTGGGCGGAGATAGCCAGAATCCGAATCACAGCGCCGACCCGGTTGCCCACATACGCGACAGCGGAGTACCCGGGAAGTTCGACATCTTCCCGAACAGAACACCCGGCGGCTACTGTAAAACCGATACCAACAACAACGGCCCCATCAGCAGTGACTTCATCGGGAGATCGTGGGGATGGCCCGCCGCCAGCTATGAGGGGCGGGAGGCCATATTCCAGGCGCACGTCAATTACCAGCGCGGTCTCTACTGGCATCTGGCCAACGAACCGGCGATTCCCCGGCGCGTGCGTGACGCCTACAGCCGCTGGGGGCTATCCAGTGACGAGTTCACCGATACCGAGCACTGGCCGCATCAATTGTATATCCGCGAGTGTCGCCGGATGATCGGCGACTACGTCATCACTGAGCACGACTGCTACCAGAAGTCAGTCGCAGAGGACTCGATCGGGATGGGTAGCTACACCATGGACTCGCATAATTGCTCCCGATTCGTACATGTCGAAGGAGGCGTGGCACGTGTCCTCAACGAAGGGGATGTGCAGATCCCCCCGACCGACCCTTATCCCTTAAGCTACCGGAGTATCGTGCCAAAGAGGGGGGAGACAGCAAATCTGTTCATCCCCGTATGTTTCTCGGCCTCTCACATATCCTACGGTAGCGCGCGCATGGAGCCGGTCTTCATGGTCCTGGGAGAGTCTGCTGGGCTGGCAGCAAGGCTGTGTCTGGATGCCGATTGCGACACGCAGGATCTACCGTACGATGAGTTACGCCCCGAGTTGTTGAAGGCAGCGCAGATCCTCGAGTTGCCCGACACCCGGTAG
- a CDS encoding S41 family peptidase — translation MINPWLTIPAADYKIHMEHKSVRQSETQPHRAIDFLSASAAMRTVPLTLSHVEKQESLTVVVDFDSRLHTGVVDSIEHFWKTQGNVKDVTVLSTDVVSKSEDLAPGNVVLYGTFEIREDNPVFHAFRGTWIGELLRKEAPHFSGEVGGLVVGKNPFSEGSSVIVVATSLDLLPQLHEHYDGSKSFVSVVNGRLETVMIYDAGFNRIDPGIDLKLALEDMWYFFRVVEEAHPHPLMNISPEGYIDLKRNAQESLEKAADSRSIVTISALSVELAKAAAAFQDGHTNHYLDLQGGYSDTTRRMLPFKLSYQLGAFYADQLIENEHRRKIVAIANKDPFDFLQPILAAISGEKLDKKITSFVANQGVYWFYFAPIDEPRLALTTVDRTGETIEEMLDLVTMSTYQSSIVSTDKEERVEDFHEYYHNGDTCYYRFDSFRNSKKQKAYADDLFAEIRSNGTKNFIIDLRFNGGGNSAYGDYLLDCLTVKPYRFTARMDVKLSEHLYEQHEYYRAFDELTGQTITRRAGLRNPEDRGNRFEGNLYVLVGPKTFSSAGGLAAIVKDYELGTLIGEEVGATRQTFGENLHKRLPHSGLGFNVSCKQFFAPIPQFGDERRGTLPDIPINEQVFTTYPDSDDPVLSYALDHIASR, via the coding sequence ATGATCAATCCATGGCTGACAATTCCTGCTGCTGACTACAAGATTCACATGGAACATAAATCGGTGCGGCAATCTGAAACGCAGCCGCATCGGGCAATCGATTTTCTGTCAGCTTCGGCAGCAATGAGGACCGTGCCACTCACATTGTCGCACGTCGAAAAACAAGAGAGTCTAACCGTCGTGGTCGACTTTGATTCGAGACTGCACACAGGCGTCGTCGATAGTATCGAACACTTCTGGAAAACACAGGGCAATGTCAAGGATGTCACAGTGTTATCTACCGACGTCGTCTCAAAGAGCGAAGACTTGGCGCCAGGGAATGTTGTCCTATACGGCACCTTTGAGATACGAGAAGACAATCCTGTATTCCACGCCTTTCGGGGCACATGGATTGGCGAGCTTCTCCGCAAGGAGGCCCCTCATTTTTCGGGTGAGGTTGGCGGCTTGGTAGTAGGAAAAAACCCATTTTCAGAAGGATCATCAGTTATTGTTGTGGCCACCTCACTGGATCTGCTACCGCAACTGCACGAACACTACGATGGTTCAAAGTCTTTTGTCTCGGTAGTAAATGGCCGCCTCGAAACCGTAATGATATATGATGCTGGATTTAATAGAATAGACCCGGGCATCGACTTGAAGCTGGCTTTGGAGGATATGTGGTACTTCTTTCGAGTGGTCGAAGAAGCGCATCCTCACCCACTCATGAACATATCACCAGAAGGATACATAGATCTGAAGAGGAACGCCCAAGAGTCGTTAGAAAAGGCTGCTGATAGCAGGAGTATCGTAACGATCTCAGCATTGTCGGTCGAATTGGCAAAGGCAGCGGCGGCATTTCAAGATGGACACACAAACCACTACCTGGATCTTCAGGGGGGCTATTCGGATACAACCCGTCGCATGTTGCCTTTCAAGCTGTCCTACCAATTGGGGGCCTTTTACGCGGATCAATTGATCGAGAACGAACATCGTCGGAAAATCGTGGCGATAGCCAACAAAGATCCGTTCGATTTCCTGCAACCTATCCTTGCAGCTATTTCAGGCGAAAAGCTGGACAAAAAAATCACATCGTTTGTAGCAAATCAGGGTGTTTATTGGTTTTACTTTGCTCCGATCGATGAGCCTCGGTTAGCGCTAACAACGGTAGATCGAACCGGAGAGACTATAGAAGAGATGCTCGACCTGGTAACGATGTCAACCTACCAGAGTTCGATAGTTTCGACTGACAAGGAAGAGCGTGTTGAGGATTTTCATGAATACTACCACAACGGAGATACATGCTACTATCGTTTCGATAGTTTTCGCAACTCCAAAAAACAGAAAGCATATGCTGACGATCTGTTCGCTGAGATTCGTTCAAATGGTACCAAGAATTTTATAATTGATCTTCGGTTCAACGGCGGCGGAAACTCGGCCTACGGGGATTATTTGCTGGATTGTCTAACCGTCAAGCCATACAGATTCACAGCAAGGATGGATGTTAAGTTGTCGGAGCACCTATACGAACAACATGAGTATTACCGAGCTTTCGACGAACTTACGGGCCAAACGATCACCCGACGAGCCGGGCTCCGAAATCCGGAGGATCGAGGCAACAGATTCGAGGGCAACCTCTACGTACTCGTTGGGCCAAAGACGTTTTCTTCGGCGGGAGGTTTGGCCGCTATAGTCAAGGACTATGAACTGGGTACCTTGATTGGCGAGGAAGTTGGTGCGACACGGCAAACATTCGGGGAAAATCTCCATAAGAGACTCCCTCATAGTGGGTTGGGTTTCAATGTATCGTGCAAACAGTTTTTCGCTCCTATACCTCAGTTTGGCGATGAACGTCGTGGTACCTTACCCGACATCCCGATCAACGAGCAGGTCTTCACGACATATCCCGATTCGGATGACCCGGTATTATCCTACGCCTTGGATCACATCGCTTCTAGATGA
- a CDS encoding FAD-dependent oxidoreductase has protein sequence MPSHYVKAGVAGVILRGNQIVMVRRKYGTHKGKWKKDLTGFMESTHYNLIIYGGNPAGLACAVRAAREGLTVLLVNHTPHIGGLPANGMGLWDTLYEGWRSPIYNEMRQAIFDHYRNTYGKDSPQYAACLPGETGHSNGKYEARVFEQLSEEMIQAESNITLIKSHYPTDIEQADRLITAITFTEMNRDASFRATGDIFVDTSYEGDLLPLANVAFRVGRESKDEFNEPHAGRIFMRFAKELPESEQHMADIVASLNLRQFGGAMETIMPDSTGEGDGVVQAMNFRTALSSDPNNQVKPEPPEDYDPTRIKTLLQSLEVNRPDRGQDGGQFPNNKSDWNRPQLIEGATDYVHGDWPTRQRILKDFWNIVIGILYFFQNDPDAPENMREAFAQWGLAKDEFPDNNHMPWEIYVREARRLEGRYMLTEHDVRLAKGIDRAPIHSDTIAICEWYTDVHACHPERVKDSRDEGKVMLHKQTVPGQIPYRSLLANELDNFLVPVCLSSSHLGQSAIRLEPTWMQIAESAGYAAVQAIKNKQTPADIEIDQLQQTLAEQNSMLTFLNDIDLDDNYAHNAAIQWAGTKGFFDTYDARPQDKLDQHTAHRWIDGFVQLCGEKLDTNTLAHLTRGEACQILYDSYFQQQ, from the coding sequence ATGCCATCGCATTACGTAAAAGCAGGCGTTGCCGGGGTGATTCTCAGAGGCAACCAAATTGTAATGGTTCGCCGCAAATACGGGACACACAAAGGAAAGTGGAAGAAAGATCTCACTGGCTTTATGGAAAGTACTCACTACAACCTCATCATCTACGGCGGCAATCCCGCAGGCCTTGCCTGTGCAGTTCGAGCTGCGCGTGAAGGATTGACCGTCTTGCTCGTCAATCATACACCCCACATCGGTGGACTGCCAGCCAATGGGATGGGACTCTGGGATACACTTTACGAAGGCTGGCGATCGCCCATCTACAATGAGATGCGTCAGGCGATTTTCGATCATTACCGCAATACCTATGGAAAAGATTCACCGCAATACGCAGCCTGCCTGCCCGGCGAAACGGGCCACTCCAATGGCAAATACGAAGCGCGTGTCTTCGAACAATTGTCGGAAGAGATGATACAGGCAGAATCAAATATTACCCTGATCAAAAGCCATTACCCTACCGATATCGAACAAGCTGACCGCTTAATTACAGCTATCACATTCACAGAAATGAATCGCGATGCCAGCTTCCGAGCTACCGGAGATATCTTTGTCGATACTTCTTACGAAGGCGATCTTCTACCCTTAGCCAATGTCGCTTTCAGAGTCGGACGTGAATCCAAAGACGAATTTAACGAACCTCACGCTGGTCGCATCTTTATGCGATTTGCAAAGGAGCTTCCCGAGTCAGAACAACACATGGCCGACATTGTTGCATCGCTAAACCTGAGGCAATTTGGTGGTGCGATGGAAACCATCATGCCCGATAGCACAGGCGAAGGCGATGGTGTTGTGCAAGCCATGAACTTTCGCACAGCCCTCAGCAGCGATCCCAACAATCAGGTCAAACCAGAGCCACCAGAAGACTACGATCCCACACGCATCAAAACCTTACTCCAATCCCTTGAAGTCAACAGACCTGATCGCGGGCAAGATGGCGGACAATTTCCCAACAACAAAAGCGACTGGAACCGACCACAACTTATTGAAGGTGCGACCGACTATGTCCACGGCGACTGGCCAACCCGTCAGCGCATCTTGAAAGACTTCTGGAACATCGTTATTGGCATTTTGTATTTCTTTCAAAACGATCCCGATGCGCCCGAAAACATGCGCGAAGCCTTTGCTCAGTGGGGGCTGGCCAAAGACGAATTTCCCGACAACAATCACATGCCCTGGGAGATCTATGTGCGCGAAGCCCGTCGTCTCGAAGGGCGTTATATGCTCACCGAGCACGATGTTCGCCTGGCCAAAGGCATAGACAGAGCGCCCATTCACTCAGATACGATTGCTATTTGTGAATGGTACACGGACGTTCACGCCTGCCATCCCGAACGCGTCAAAGACAGTCGCGATGAAGGCAAAGTCATGCTCCACAAGCAAACCGTCCCTGGCCAGATCCCTTATCGAAGCCTGCTCGCCAATGAATTAGACAATTTCCTCGTCCCAGTCTGCCTTTCTTCCAGCCACCTCGGGCAAAGCGCGATTCGTCTGGAGCCCACCTGGATGCAAATTGCCGAGTCTGCTGGTTATGCGGCCGTCCAGGCCATCAAAAACAAACAGACACCGGCCGACATTGAGATCGATCAGCTTCAACAAACCCTGGCCGAACAAAATTCCATGCTCACATTTCTCAATGATATTGACCTTGACGACAACTATGCACACAACGCCGCTATACAATGGGCAGGTACAAAGGGATTCTTCGATACATACGATGCCAGACCGCAGGATAAACTCGACCAGCACACAGCGCATCGTTGGATCGATGGTTTTGTCCAGTTGTGTGGCGAAAAACTCGACACCAATACACTCGCACATTTAACCCGAGGTGAAGCCTGCCAAATCCTTTACGATTCCTATTTTCAACAACAATAG